CGCCGACGCCGTGACCGCCTCGGCCTCGGGCCTGGACCCGGGCATCTCCCCGGAGTACGCCGCGATCCAGGTCCAGCGGGTCGCCACCGCGCGGGGTGTGTCCGCCGACGAGGTGGCCGCCCTGGTCGACACGGCGACCACGGGCCGGGACCTGGGCGTCATCGGGGCGCCCTCGGTGGACGTGCTGGAGCTGAACCTGGCCCTGGACGAGCAGCTGGGCTGACCAGCTGGAGCCTTGGCGCCGCCGGCCCCCACAGGGGTCGGCGGCGCTCCCACACCGGCGCCTGCGTCCAGGACCCGTCCCCGGTCGTCAGCCGAGGAGGGTCGAGGCTGCTCCGAGGACGACGCGGCTCGGGACGTGGAGCGCCTGCGCGGCGTCGGTCCCGGCGGCAGCCAGGTGGGCGTCGACGAGGCGGTTGCCCGCCGCGTACCCGGCCCCGGTGGGCAGTCCGACGGGATCCGCGCCGAACCGCCTCGCCGCCTCGTCACCGTGGACCCAGGAGACGAAGTGCTGCATCCCGGTGACCTCGAGCCCCTCGACCACCCGGGCCAGGACCGCGTCGTCCTCGAGGTGGGGCCGGCCGATCGGGGTGTGGCCGAGCCGGTCGCCGTAGAGCTGCCGGGCGAAGGCATCGGCGAGGCCCTCGGACACGACCTGCTCGCCGACGGTGACGGTGGCGGGGTCCCAGACCACCCCGCCCGGGGCGTAGCGCAGGTTGTGGTGCAGCTCGTGGACGGCGGCGGCCTCCAGACGATCGAGGTTCTCCTGCGTGGGCCACACGGTCAGCGACAGGAAGCCGGTCGCGCTGCCGTTCCCGCTGAACCCACGGGCCGGGCCGGTGAAGTAGGCGTCGGTGGGGTCGCCGAGCACCAGCAGGACGGTCAGGTCGGGGACGGTCAGCCCCGGTACCGCCTCCTGCAGGACGGTCACCCCGTGTGCGAGGGCGTCCTCGACGCGCGTCCAGGCGTCGGCGTCCCGCAGCGCGGTGAGCGCCGCTGCGCACTGCTCGTCGCTCCCGGTCAGGGGGAAGCCGAAGCCGGCCCGGTGCACCTGGACGAGGTCGACGGCCCCCGGGAAGTACCGGTACATGCCGGCCATCGGCTCCAGCAGCGAGCGCAGTCGGGCCTCCCGCTCCCGTGGTGGCGCGGCGAGGACCTGGCTGAGGCCCGTGTCGGTGTCCAGGACGGTCGTCGGCATGGACGGGAAGGTAGAGCCTGACGTCGGGTGAGGGTCCAGCCGCAGCGCCGGCACCGGCACCGTCACCGGCGGGGCAGCGCCCGGACCTCGTTGCCGCGGGAGTGGTGGCTCAGTTCCACCAGGCCGAGCGCCTCGAGCAGGGGTGGCAGGTAGGCACCGACGCGTCCGCGGTACCCCGTGCGCAGTCCGTACCAGCCGCCCACGGGGTTCGTCGTGGACCTGCCCCACGCCTCGACGGTCCCGGGGACGGGTGTCTTCCCCTCGTCGGCCGCCCCGAGCGGGACCCACCCCTGCTGATCCAGCAACCAGGCGTGGAGGTCCTCGACGATCCGGGCCCGGTACCGCAGCGTCGTGGAGCCCACCCGGCAGACGAGTTCGGCCGGGTCGGGCTCCACGTCCAGGAACGCCGTGTAGGACGACGTCCCCGCCGCGGTGGCGAGCACCCAGGGGCTCCCCGGTGTCCCGGACCCCTCCGCCGTCGCGCGGGGGAGGGTGTCCTCGGTGCGTGTCTCGTGCTCCATGCCCGGACCTTCCGGGGGGACCGGCCCCGTGCCCAGGGTCGGAGGTCCTGCCCGGTGGGACCGTGTCGAGGCGGGGGAGGCCCGGGTCTCAGCCGGGGTGCCCGGGCGCGTGGTGCGCCAGGCGGTGGTGCGGGTCCCTCTCGTGCCCGGCGGGGCCGACGTGGACCGTCGCGTCGACGAGCTGGGGGACGTCGTGGAGCAGCCGGTGGTGGACCTCGACGGCGATGTCGTGGCCGGCGACGACGCTCAGGGCCGGGTCCACGGTGACGGCGGCCTCGGCGCGCAGGCGGTGCCCGGTCCAGCGCAGCCGCAGCCGTTCGACGTCCAGGACGCCGGGGGTCGCCCGGATGCCGGCCTCGGCGGCGTCGACGGCCTCGGGGTCGACCGCGTCCATCAGCCGACGCCAGACGTCGGTGGCGGCGCCCTTCAGGACGATCAGGATCGCGACGGTGATGGCCAGGCCCACGAGCGGGTCGGCCAGGGGGAACCCGGCGAGGACCCCGAGGGCACCGACGACGACGGCCAGCGAGGTGAGCCCGTCGGTACGGGCGTGCAGGCCGTCGGCGACGAGTGCGGCCGAGCCGATCCTGCGCCCGATCCGGATGCGGTAGACCGCGACCACCTCGTTGCCCACGGCCCCGATGAGGCCGGCGGCGATGACGAGGCCGACGTGGCTGAGCGGCTGGGGGTCCAGGAGCCGTCGGACGGACTCGTACCCGGCCAGCGCTGCGGACAGGGCGATCATCAGGACGATGAACACGCCCGCGAGGTCCTCGGCCCGGTCGTAGCCGTAGGTGTAGCGGCGGGAGGCGGCGCGGCGGCCGAGCAGGAACGCGATCCACAGCGGGACGGCGGTCAGCGCGTCGGAGACGTTGTGCACGGTGTCGGCCAACAACGCGGTCGACCCGCTGGTCCAGACGACCGCCGCCTGGGCGAGCGCGGTGGCCAGCAGCACGAGCAGGCTGACCTTGAGTGCGCGGATGCCTGCGGTGCTGGACTCCAGCGCTGCGTCGATCGAGTCGGCGGAGTCGTGGCTGTGCGGGCGGAGCAGCCCCAGCACGAGCCCCTTCAGGCCGGTCGGGTGGTCGTGCGGGTGCTCGTGGCCGTGGTGGTGCTCGCTCGGCCTGGTCACCGTCCGGTGCTCTCGTCGCGGGCGGTGAGGGGTGTGACGTCGGTGTCGGCGCGGTGGTGGTCGGGGACGGCGGCGGTGGCGTGGTCGGCGTTGTAGACGGCGTCGGTGACCAGCTGGGCGATGTGGTCGTTCTCCAGCCGGTAGAACACCGACGTCCCCTCCCGCCGGGTGTGCACGAGCCGGGTCATCCGCAGCTTGGCCAGGTGCTGGGAGACGGAGGCGGGGGTCTTGCCCACCTGCGCGGCGAGCTCGTTGACCGACAGCTCACGGCCGATGAGGGCCCACAGCAGCTGGATCCGGGTGGCGTCGGACAGCATCCGGAACACCTCGACCGCGAGGTCCACCTGCTCCTCGGGCAGCGGGCCCCGGTCTCTCTGGTTCTCCGCACGCATACGCAGACAGTAGCTCAGCCAGACGTGCGGACACCTAGACGTGCGGCGAGGTCGGCGACCCGGGCGGCGATGTCGTCGCGGACCAGGCGCATCCGGTCCATGCCCTCGATGCCCCGGGCGGACGGTTCGTCGGTCACCCACGTCTCGAACCTGGTGCCGGCCGCGCCCCGGACGAGCACCGGGTCGATCCGGGCCTCACTGCCCAGGGTGACGACGACGTCGGCAGCCGCGAGGAGCTCGGCGGTGACCGGCTTGGGCACGCCCCCGGAGACGTCCACCCCGACCTCGGCGAGCGAGGCGACCGACTGGGCGTTGAGCGTCGTGCCCGGGTCGGTGCCGGCGGACTCCACCGTCACCCCGGGAGCAGCAGCACGCATCAGCCCGGCGGCCATCTGGGACTTGCCGCCGTTGCGGGCGCAGACGAAGAGCACGCTCGGGGTCACGACCGGGTCTCCCCGGTCTGCGCCGACACCGGGGCCGTGGGGTCCCCGGGGAACCAGCGCCGGGCCGCCCACAGCGACACGTAGACCAGCGCGACGAGCACCGGCACCTCGATCAGCGGGCCCACGACCCCGGCCAGCGCCTGTCCGGAGGTGACTCCGAAGGTCCCGATCGCCACCGCGATGGCCAACTCGAAGTTGTTGCCGGCGGCGGTGAAGGCCAGCGTCGCTGTCTTGGCGTAGCCCAGCCGCAGGCGAATGCCCAGCAGGAACGACCCGCCGAACATGAGGGCGAAGTAGGCCAGCAGCGGCAGCGCGATCCGGACGACGTCCCACGGCTGGGAGGTGATCGCGTCACCCTGCAGCGCGAAGAGCATCACGATGGTGAACAGCAGCCCGTAGAGGGCGACCGGCCCGATCCTCGGGAGGAACCGGCCCTCGTACCAGTCGCGGCCCCTGGTGCGCTCCCCGATCGTGCGGGTCAGGAACCCGGCGACCAGGGGGATGCCGAGGAACACCAGCACCGACACGACGATCGCCCCGACGCTGAACTCCGCCGAGGTGGTCGACAGGCCCAGCCAGCTCGGCAGGAGCTGCAGGTAGAACCAGCCCAGCGCCGCGAAGGCGATGATCTGGAACACCGAGTTGATCGCGACCAACACCGCGGCGGCCTCCCGGTCACCGCACGACAGGTCGTTCCAGATGAGCACCATCGCGATGCACCGGGCCAGGCCGACGATGATCAGGCCGGTCCGGTACTCCGGCAGGTCGGGCAGCAGGACCCAGGCCAGGACGAACATCAGCGCCGGCCCGAGGACCCAGTTGAGACCGAGCGAGGCCAGGAGCAGCCTGCGGTCCCCGGTGACCCGGTCCAGCTGGTCGTAGCGCACCTTGGCGAGCACCGGGTACATCATCAGCAGCAGCCCGATGGCGATCGGCAGGCTCACGTCCCCGACCTCCACCGCCCCGAGTGCGGTGTCCAGTCCGGGGACGAACCGGCCCAGCAGCAGGCCCAGGGCCATCGCGGCGACGATCCACACCGGTAGGAACCGGTCCAGCGTGGACAGCCGGGCCAGCACCGGCGTCTCCAGGTCGGTGCCCGGACGGGCGGTCTCTCGGACGGGGTCGCTCATGCGGGGGCCTCTCGACAGGAGGGATCGACGCCTGTCGATCCGACGGCGACTGTGCCCGAGGCATCGACAGACGTCAATCCGTCCGTCACGATGGCGGCGTGGACAGCAACGGGACGAGGCCGGAGCTCCCCCTGCTGGTCGACGGCAGCTGCTCCGCCGGTCCGTTGAGCGGTGGCATGCCCGCCGAGGAGGCCGCCGAGCTGGCCCGGGTGCTCAAGGCCCTGGCCGATCCGGCCCGGTTGCGGCTCCTGTCGCTGGTCGCCGACAGCCCCACCGCGGCGGCCTGCGCCTGCGACCTCACCGAGCCCCTCGGGTTGTCCCAGCCCACCGTGTCCCACCACCTCAAGGTGCTGGTCGAGGCGGGCTTCCTGGACGGGGAGAAGCGCGGGGTGTGGACCTGGTACTCCCTGGTGCCCGACGCCGTCGAGCGTGCGGTGACCGCGCTGCCCGGCCTGGGGCGGCTGGCACGGGCCTAGACCGCCGCCCTCAGTGCCGGTCGGTGGGCAGGGTGCCGGTGGAGGCGAGGTCGTCGGCGATGTCGCGCAGCTTGCGGTTGGTGACCGAGGAGGAGCGCACCAGCAGCCCGAACGCCTCGTCGGCGGTCACCTTGTAGCGCTCCATCAGGATGCCCTTGGCCTGCCCGATCGCGTCGCGGTGGGTCACCCGGCCGTACAGCCCCTCCTCGCGCTGCGCGCCGGCCAGCGCGATCGCGGCGTGACTGGCGAGCATGCGTCCGAACTCCACGGACTCGTCGTCGAAGGCGTGCGACTCCCGGGCGTAGAGGTTCATCGCGCCCAGTTGGTCGCCCTGCACGAACAGCTGCAGGCAGAGCATGCTGCCGACCCCGGCGGCGGCCGCGGCCACGGTGAAGGCCGGCCACCGCGGGTCGCCGGCCACGTCGTCCACCCGGACGACCAGTTCGTCCCAGACCGCGTCCAGGCACGGACCCTGCTGGAGGCGGTTCTGCAGGGCGTCGACCTCTCGGGGGAGCTCGCTGCTCCAGGCGCGGGCCTCGACGGTCGTGCGGCCGATGACGAAGCTGATGCCGCAGTCCTGGACGTGCGGCACCACCGACACCGCCGCGGTGGTGATGGCCTGCAGGGTGGCGTCGGTGTCGCCGTGTTCCTCCTGCAGCTGGCGGGCCACCCGGCTCATCACCGAGCCGAGGTCGTCGTCGCTGGCCGCGCCCTGCTCGTCCGGCGTCATCTGTCGAACGTACGGCCACCCGGTGGACGACGGGTGGTCGTCCGGGGGCTCAGGGGTCGAGCATCGGCCGGTCGAGGACGATCTCGATGCCGTCGGGTCGGTACGTACGCCAGCGCTCACCGGGTGGCGCCCCGTCATCACGGTCGACGCGGAACCCGTGGTGGACCTTGGTGTGGTGGCGTTCGCACAGCAGCGCCGAGTTCTCCAGCGAGGTGTCGCCGTCGTCGCGGAGCCACTCGGCGAGATGGTGGACGTCGCACCAGTGGGGGGGCGTGGCAGCCGGCGAACACGCAGTGCCCGTCCCTGGCTTCGACGGCCTTGCGGATGTGCGGGGGGACGACCCGCTTGGTGCGCCCGACGTCGAGGGGGAGCCCGTCGGGGCCCATGACGATGCGGGTGACTGCGGAGTCGCAGGCGATCCAGCGGGCCCTCGCGGCGGAGATGGTGGCGCCGAAGCCGGTGGCGGCGGTGTCGTGGCCGGTGGCGGGGTCCATGAGGTCTTCGAGGTCGATGGTGACCATCACCTGCGGCTTGACCGTCCGCAGGAACGGCAGGTCACCCGCGGCGAGGGTGTTGTCGGCCCACTGCGCCAGCGCATCGGCCTGCTGCTGGGCCCGGTTCGGCCACCCCCAGGGGCCCGCGGCGAGCTTGCGAGTCGCGGGGAGGGGGTGGTCCTTCTACTTCTCGAACCCCACGGCGTCGAGCTCGAAGCGCCCGGACCCGGAGCCGTTGGCGTTCCGGGTCAGGGTGAACCGGCGCTCCTCGGTTGGGTCGGGCTCCGGGCCGTCAGGGTCCAGGGCGTTGCGGAACGCGTTCACCGCAGTCGCGAGCTTCGCGTGCGGCAGCGTGCGTGCGACCTCGGTCCAGGCCTCGTCAAAGGCACCGAGGTCGACGTCCTGCTCCGCGGCCGCCGCGATGTCACACGGCCGCAGCGCGTCGGCCACGACCCCGACCTGAGCCGCGGTCACCGCTCCCTCGGCGAACGCCGCCTCCAGCCGCGGCAGGTGCTCCAGCACCCGTCCGGCCCTCACCACCGCGGAGGCGGCACCGGCCGACCAGTGGTGGTGTCCGCGCAGCAGCGACTGCATCGTCCTCAGCCCGTCGTGCTCGGCGGCGTCGACCACGTCGGCGTGCCGCACGGTGCGGGTCAGCTCGGCGTTGAGCCGGTTGATCGACTGCACGAGCTCCGCGGTCCGGTCGACCAGCTGACCGTCGACCAGGGCATGCAGGTCGTCGCCGGCGAGGGCGTCCAGAGCAGACCGCAGTTCGCTCACGACACCTCCCGGGCTGTTCGATCAGGTGTTCGAAGTCCATCGCGGGTGAACGGTCCAGGCGAGGGAAATGGCCAGCTCAGAGGGGGTGTGGGTGGGTTGCTGTCGCGTCGTCACCCCTCGTGTCGCTGCGGCGGCACCGGGTCCTCGCTGTCACCGGGCCTGCCCGGTCGGGCAGTTGTGGCCGGGCCCAGGAGGGAGTCCAGTGGGGGCGTCCCGAACACCGTCGTCCGGAGGTCCTCCCGTGCCGTCCTTCCCCCCGATCGCCCACGTCGCGGTGACCGTCACCGACCTGGCCCGCTCCACCGACTGGTACTCCCGGCTCTTCGGCGCGGACGCGGTGCTGGACGAGGACGAGACCACCGGCGGTTTCCACCACACGGTCTTCGCCCTCGACGGCGGCTCGCTGTTCGGCCTGCACACCCACGGTGCCGAGCAGACCACCGACGCCTTCGACGCCCGGCGCACCGGCATGGACCACGTCGCGTTCGCCTGTGCGGACCGGGCCGCCCTCGAGCAGCAGGCCGCCCGGCTGGACGAGCTCGGCATCCCGCACGGCGGCATCGTCGACGCCCACTACGGCTCGGGCGTCTCCTTCACCGACCCCGACGGCATCGCCCTGGAGTTCTTCGCGCCCCCGGCCTGACCCCCGCGGCCGGTCAGGCCGGCGCTGCCTGGTGCACGGTGATCGCGTAGCCGTCGGGGTCGCTGAAGGTGAAGGTGCGGCCGAACGGCGAGTCGAACGGGGCGACCAGGACCGGGACCTGCTGGGCGGCGAGGTGGTCGTGCAGGCCCTGGGCGTCGTCGGCGGCCAGCCAGAGGGCGACCCCGGCCCCGGGTCGGGGGCTGACCGCGTCCAGGTCGAGGCCGGGGAGGGGCTCCCGGACGGCGAAGGCGATCGGGCTGGTGGTGAACACGACCGCCCCGGGAGGGCCGGCCGGGGCCCGTGTCAGGCCGAGGTGGGTCTCGTAGAACTCTGCGGCGCGCTGCACGTCGCGCACCTGGAGTGCGATGAAGTCGGGTCCGGTCACAGTGGGCACGTCGTCTCCTCGGTCGATGTCAGGTTCCTGACACGCATGAGGCTATGTCAGACTCCTGACATGGCGCAAGAGGTGGACCTGGAGAGCTCCGTCGGCTACGCCCTCAAGCAGGCCTCCTCGGCGCTGCGGGGTGCGATGGACACCGCCCTGGACCCCCTGGGGCTGACCGTCTCCCAGTACTCCTGCCTCGAGCTCCTCGGTCAACGACCCGGGTTGTCCGGGTCGGAGCTGGCCCGCGGGGTCTTCGTGACACGGCAGTCGATGCAGACCCTGCTGCAGGGCCTGCAGGACCGGGGCCTGGTGGAGCGCCCGGAGTCCGCACCCCACGGTCGGGCGCTGCCCGCCGGCCTCACCCGGCGGGGGGCGGCGGTGCTCGCCGAGGCCAGCCGGGCCGTCGCCGCCGTCGAGACCCGGATGGTCCAGGCGCTGCCGGACCGCGACCGGAGGCGGCTGCTAGCCGACCTGCGCACCTGCGTCACGGCACTCGCCGGCCCCGTCGAGGGCGACTGATCGACCGCCGGCGGTCGGTCCGCCCGACGTCGTCGCGCGGACGCGGGTCAGTCCCGGCGGTCCAGCAGCAGGTCGGCGACCGCCTGCGGGCGGGACAGGAAGGGGTGGTGCCCGGCGTCCAGCTCGACGACCTCGTCGGCGCGACGGGCGAACTCCCGCTGCGCCGAGGCCGGGGTGCCCCGGTCTCCCGTGCACACCAGGTACGTGGTGGGCACGTCGTGCCAGGCCGCGGCCCGGACCGGCGCGCCCACCACGCCTAGGCTCTGCCGGGCCAACCGCTCCAGGGCGGCGGGGACGACGTCGGGACAGTCCTGCAGGAAGGTGTCGGCCAGGGAGTCCGGTCGGACGCCCAGGGTGCCGGACCCGCCGTCGGGGTCGAGGAAGGGCGCGGGGTCGGGGCCGCCGAACGTCGCGAGGCTCTCCCCGACCTCGGGCAGGTAGCTGGACACCAGCAGCAGTCGGCGTACCGAGGTCACCCCGGCGGCGGCCTCGGCGATCACGATCCCGCCGTAGCTGTGCGCGACCACGACCGTGGGCTCGTCGCTGCTCTGCAGCACCGCCCGGACGGCCGCGACGTCCTCGGCCAGTCCGGGGCCGTCCGGTCCGGCCGCCCGGCCGGTCTCGCCACAGCTGGGCAGGGCGGGCGCGAGGCTGACCACCCCGTGGCGCTGCAGCAGCTCGTCGGTGCGGTGCCACCACCAGGCCCCGTCGCGCACACAGGCGCCGTGCACGAACACGATGCGCATCGGGTCTCCTCCACCGTCGGGCCGTCTCGTGGGGACGCTAGACGTACCGCTCGTTACGTGAAAACGTGCCGGCGTGGGACGACGTAAGCAGCCCGAGATCAGAGAGCGGTTGCTCGAGGCCCTCACCGACCACGTGCTCGACCACGGGGTGCCCGACCGGCTGCAGCCGCTGGCCGACGCCGCGGGCACGTCGCCCCGGATGCTGCTGTACCACTTCGGCACGCAGCAGGAGCTCCTGCGTGCGGTACTGCGGCAGGCGCGGCTGCGCCAGCGGGAGGACTGGGGGAACCTGCTCCGGGCCCGCGCGGGGGAGGACTACCGGACGACGCTGGCCCGCGCCTGAGCCGGGATCACCGGCAGCTCCGGTCAGCGCTACCTGGCCGTGTTCGACCGGCTCCGCGAGGACCCGGCGCAGCAGCTGTGGCCCGGCTTCCGCCGGGAGGCCACCACGGACTGGTTCGCCCCCCTGGAGGAGGGTCTGGCCGCTCTGGGTCGACCTGAGCTCGCCACGCTGGTCCTCGCCGTCATCCGTGGGCTGGTGATGGACCTGACCACCACCGGTGACCGCAGCCGGGTGGACGCCGCGTTCGAGGACTTCCTGGGCTCGCTGCCGACAGGATCGACCGGGGGCTGAGGGCCGGCCGGCCGCGTTCGGCGCCGTGGCCGCTGTCCCGGGTGTGTCGGGTCTGCTCTACTGATCGACAGCGGCTCCAAGAGCGAGGGTCGTGGTCGTGTCCGGACCCGTCGACACGACTGCGCGTGCCCTCGTGAGTCCGTGCACCTCTCGCCCCAGTCAGGCGCGCTGCCCCCTTGTCCGTCCGCACCCCGCCCGCCGCCGCCGCCGTCCCGTCCACGGGCACGCCCGCGGCGCGGTCCGCCGCGTCGGCACCGACCGACGCACCCCCCGATCCCCTCGGCGGGCCCCGTGACCCCGGGCCGACGGCGGAGCGCCACCAGCCCCCTGCGCTGGTGGCGTTCCCTGTCGCCGACCCGTCGGTCCGGGGACACCCCGACCCCATCCGACAGCTCCGCGAGGACGCGGTCGTGGCCACCGACGTCTGCTTCGTCATCACCGACCCGCGCCAGCCCGACAACCCGGTCGTCTGGGTGAACCCGGCGTTCACCCGGGTCACCGGCTGGACCGAGGAGGAGATCCTCGGCCGCAACTGCCGCGTCCTCCAGGCCCCGACCGCCGACCCCGCCGCGGTCGCCGAGCTGCGGGCCGCGGTGGCCGAGCGGCGGCCGACCACCGTCACCGTGCTGAACCGGCGCCGCGACGGCACCGAGTTCTGGAACGAGCTCACCGTGACCCCCGTCTTCGACGTCGACGGCGAGCTGGTCAGCCACGTGGGCGTGCAGGCCGACGTCTCCACCCGGGTCCGCGCGGAGGGCGAGCGGCTGCGGGCGCTGGAGGCCGAGCGGGTGGCCCGACGGCACATCGAGCAGGCGCAGAACCGGCTGCTGCTCATGGCCGAGGGCACCAGCCAGCTGGCGGCCACGCTGGACGGCGACGAGCTACTGCGACGCCTGGTCCGGTTGTGCGTGCCGGGCCTGGCGGACTGGGCCTGGGCCGTCGGGCTCACCGAGTCCGGCACGGTCGGTGGGGTGGCGGCTGCGCACGTCGCCGGACGGGAGGACGAGCTCGAGAGGCTGGGTGCCGGGCTGACGGGACGGCCGGTGGCCCCGGGGTCGGCGGCCGAGGCGGCCGTCGCGACCGGTCGGCCCCGGGTGGACCCCGACGTCACGGCGACCGGTCCGTCCGCGGTCTTCCGCACCGAGCAGGAGGTCGAACTGGCCACCGGGCTGGGGCTGCACTCGGTGTTGACCGTCCCGATGGTGGCCCGGGGGCGCACCCTCGGCGTGCTCACCCTGGTCTCCGCGGACGGCCCGCCCGACAGCGAGGACGTCGGCGTGGCCACCGACCTGGGACGACGGGCAGCGATGGCCATGGACAACGCCCGGCTGTACCAGCAGGAGTTCTCCGTCGCCGAGACGCTGCAGCGGTCGCTGCTGCCCGCACTGCCCGTCGTCCCCGGGGTGACCGCGCACGCCCACTACCAGGCGGCGTCGTCCACCGCGGCCGTCGGTGGGGACTTCTACGACCTCATCGACCTGCCCGACGGTTCCGTGGCCCTGGCCATCGGGGACGTCGCCGGGCACGACATCGACGCCGCAGCGCACATGGGCCAGCTCCGCGGGCTGCTGCGGGCCTGCGCCTTCGAGGCGCCCGACCCCGACCCCGCCGCAGTGCTCAACCGGCTGGACCGCCTGGTCCTCGGCCTCCGGCTGCAGACCCTGGCCACCCTCGCCTACGCCCGGGCGGTCCGGCTGCCCGACGGCGGCGGGTGGCGACTGCAGGTGGCGACGGCCGGTCACCCCCCGCTGGTGGTGTGTGCGCCCGACGGCGCCGTCCGGCAGCTCGACGAGGTCCGCGGGCTGATGCTCGGCGTCACCACCGAACGGACCCGGTCCTCCACCGTGGTCGACGTCCCCCGGGGGACCACGGTGCTGGCCTACACCGACGGGCTGGTCGAGCACCGCGGGGCCGACCTGGACGAGGGCACCGCCGACCTCCTCGCGCTGCTGGCCGCCCTGGGCCCGCGGCCGGACCCCTCGGCCGTCACCCGCGCGGCGATGACGCTGGCCGACAACCGGCTCGACGACGTGGCCTGCATCAGCCTCACGCTGCACTGAGCGGGCGCGCCGGCCCCCGTCCGGACAGCTCGGGTGGGGGAGGGGCGGCTCAAGCGACCAGGCCCTCCAGCAGACAGGTCGAGCCAGCGACGCGGGTGCTGGTCACTGACAGGTGGCTGCGCAGCTCGGCGATCAGGCCGGCGTCCTCGTGGGGGAGCGTGGCCAGCACGCGCTGCCGGGGCGCCAGCGA
This sequence is a window from Geodermatophilaceae bacterium NBWT11. Protein-coding genes within it:
- a CDS encoding SpoIIE family protein phosphatase; protein product: MSVRTPPAAAAVPSTGTPAARSAASAPTDAPPDPLGGPRDPGPTAERHQPPALVAFPVADPSVRGHPDPIRQLREDAVVATDVCFVITDPRQPDNPVVWVNPAFTRVTGWTEEEILGRNCRVLQAPTADPAAVAELRAAVAERRPTTVTVLNRRRDGTEFWNELTVTPVFDVDGELVSHVGVQADVSTRVRAEGERLRALEAERVARRHIEQAQNRLLLMAEGTSQLAATLDGDELLRRLVRLCVPGLADWAWAVGLTESGTVGGVAAAHVAGREDELERLGAGLTGRPVAPGSAAEAAVATGRPRVDPDVTATGPSAVFRTEQEVELATGLGLHSVLTVPMVARGRTLGVLTLVSADGPPDSEDVGVATDLGRRAAMAMDNARLYQQEFSVAETLQRSLLPALPVVPGVTAHAHYQAASSTAAVGGDFYDLIDLPDGSVALAIGDVAGHDIDAAAHMGQLRGLLRACAFEAPDPDPAAVLNRLDRLVLGLRLQTLATLAYARAVRLPDGGGWRLQVATAGHPPLVVCAPDGAVRQLDEVRGLMLGVTTERTRSSTVVDVPRGTTVLAYTDGLVEHRGADLDEGTADLLALLAALGPRPDPSAVTRAAMTLADNRLDDVACISLTLH